The Haemorhous mexicanus isolate bHaeMex1 chromosome 6, bHaeMex1.pri, whole genome shotgun sequence genome includes the window acacacacagatatgGACACACAAGTGTCACTCACGCCTGTTGCACAGACAGATGCACGGacatggacacacacacacacttcctgCCTGACACAGGGAcgcacaaacacagacacacggacacacatCCTGCTGTCCCACCCAGCTGTGTGTCCTTTCTGTGGCCGCCGTGTCACACCcatgtgtacacacacacactgtacCAGGTGTGCCGAGGGTCATGgtcccccctccccctgccaGACCCtggtgccctgctgtgccttcaCTGCCAGGCACCTGTGAGGCTTTTTTGGGGGTGACACTTGTCCCCACCCTCCTTTGGGCCTCAGTGCATGGGACACGCTGTGATCCTGGCACCCACAATGTGCCACACTTGGGTGGGGACACACAGGATGGAAGGACATGCGTGCCACCggggcctggggacacgggaggagcaggagaggaggggtGGGGAGCAGGGGTCCGTCAGGGGCCATGGCTGAGCTCCTCCGGTGTGTCCCCAGCATCCGCAGCGTCATGCAGAAGTACCTGGAGGACCGGGGAGAGGTGACATTTGACAAGATCTTCACGCAGAAGATCGGtgagctggggacatgggggttGTGGGGGACACAAGGGGGCACCTGGGCCAGCAGCCACAAGcgtgggtgggctggggggctACACTGGTGGCCACCATGATAGCGAGAGTGGCCACGGGAATGGCAGGGGGGTtgtggggccaggctgggcaggggtgcCGGGGGGCTGCGCCACATTCCccaccctgtgtcccctgtcctgtcacttcCCCCCACGCCAGCACAAACCGTCCGGGGCAGGAAGCGCCTctcacttcctcctgctgctccggCGGTTTCCGGGCACGTCCGCCCTGCTCCGTGTGCCCGCCCGTGCCCCTGCCCCCACTGTGCCCCAAGGCAGCCCCCTCACTGCCCCTCGCTGCCCCAGGATGCTGCTCCCCAAGCCAGCTGTGGCCTTGTCACCCTGTCACCCTGCCAGGTCCTCACCGGTCCGTGCTTGGCACTTCCCCAAGCCTGGCACtagggtggcagcagggctgggtagGCCCAggggatgtccctgtgtcccttggCCTGGGTGCTGTCACCTCTCACGCTGTgactctgtccctgcaggctaCCTGCTTTTCCGGGATTTTGCCTTCAACCAGGCTGAGGAGGCCAAACCCCTGATGGAATTTTACGAGGAGGTGAGACTGGGGGACCAGGGGACAGCCCCCTGCATGCACCAGCAGTGGGGTTGGTACCTCCAGGGCCCTTGGACACGGCACCAAGAGCACCACCTGAGGTGACGGTGTCCAGTGAGTTGGGAGACACTGTCTGAGGGGATGGGATAACCCCTCCCATGGCACCTGGCACCCAGAGGGGCCACAGTTCCCAGCGTTCCGTgtgcccctgtgccactggagcTGTGCCCTCTCCAGATCAAGAAGTACGAGAAGCTGGACTCGGAGGAGGAGCGAGCCGCCCGCAGCCGCCACATCTTCGACCATTACATCatgaaggagctgctggcctgCTCCCATGTGAGTGCCCTGGGGTGAGGCAGCAGGGTGGCAGGGATGTCCCCACTGTGCCCACAGTGTCCTCAGGGGCAGCTGCACACCCCCCACAGGCTCCATCCTGGGAGCCACATTCCAGCCCTACGGATGAGGGTTCCTCTGTGGCCTCGTGCAACCCCTGCCTGGCCGCTGTCCCTTCTGCCCGAGGTGACACGGTCCTGTCCCCCTCACAGCCCTTCTCCAAGAGCGCCACGGAGCACGTCCAGAGCCACCTGAGCAAGAAGCAGGTGCCCCCGGATCTCTTCCAGGTGGGCatcacctgggacagggaaggggTCCTTGCCACCTGTAACACTCAGAGGGTTAATCCTtagagggggctgggggtgacaggAGTCCCTAAAAGTGGGAGAAGGCTGTCCCAGGAGGAATGGGGACCCCGAGAGATGGTGAGAGGGTCCCCAGAATGTTGAGAGTGAGGGGGGAATTGAGGGGGGAATGTCCGTGGGGTGATGGGAGACTAGgggctggagagagcagagggTCCTCAGAGGGACGTGATTGGGACCCTGGATGTCGCCTTaggggtgctcagggctggtgaTGTTGGGGTTCCCAGAGACTGAGGTGGCAGAAGCATCCCCAGGGGCCTGGAAGTGGCAGTGGGAGGATGTTAAATCCCAGGGGTGGAGGACACCCCACGTAATGATGGGATCGGGGTGAcctgggtggccctggggatCCAGCACTGAGCCCTGTGTCCTCCCCAGCCCTACATTGAGGAGATCTGCCACAACCTACGTGGGGGCATCTTCCAGAAATTCATTGAGAGGTGAGTTGGGAGGAAATTCACATGCAGATTGGGGTATCCCATCCCACTGTCCGCCAGCCCAGAGAGGGACCAGGAGTCCCCACACTGGGGACTCAGGGGTCTCTTCCTTTCCCAAGTGTCCTGGGGGGATGCTCCCTGTCTACAGACAAACCCAGGGAGTCTCTGAGGGTGTTTCTCCAGGATCTCCACTCTtgccctctctgctcttccttgCAGTGACAAGTTCACACGGTTCTGCCAGTGGAAGAACGTGGAACTGAACATTCATGtgagcaggaattcctgccccTCACCTCCCAGGGAGGGGGATGTGCTTCCAGGGAGCCCCTGTATCCCTCACCTGGGAAAACTGGGGCAGGGCTTGGTGTCCAGGCTCATGCCAGTCTCCTCCTCAGCTCACCATGAACGACTTCAGCGTTCACCGAATCATCGGCCGCGGCGGCTTCGGGGAGGTCTACGGCTGCCGGAAAGCGGACACAGGCAAAATGTAATGGGAATGCTCCGGCACCCAGGGGCCCACCTGAgctttggggtgctgggggggccCAGTGGCATTGCTGTGGTGGCACGTGTCGGGGGGCTGCGGGGATATTGCCGTGGCTGCAGGCgcccctggggctggcaggggtgtCACGGCTGTGGGTGGGAGCTGGGTGCTGGCGCTGCTGTGGGGACATGGTGGCTGCAGGGACtccgtgtcccccccaggtACGCCATGAAGTGCTTGGACAAGAAACGCATCAAGATGAAGCAGGGCGAGACGCTGGCCCTCAATGAGCGCATCATGTTGTCCCTCGTCAGCACTggggtgaggggacacgggtactgggctggggacagggtggctggggacagggaccgggAGGGTGACCCCATGTCTCCTGCCAGGACTGCCCGTTCATCGTGTGCATGTCCTATGCCTTCCACACGCCCGACAAGCTCAGCTTCATCCTCGACCTCATGAACGGTGAGACCCCGGCCCTGAGCCACTCCCAGGGCACAGAGtcccctgccagagctgctccggATGACAgccagtccctgtccccacagggggGGACCTGCACTATCACCTGTCCCAGCACGGCGTCTTCTCGGAGGCGGAGATGAGGTTCTACGCGGCCGAGATcatcctgggcctggagcaCATGCACAGCCGCTTCGTGGTGTACCGTGACCTCAAGGTGACCGTCCCCACCCGCAGGACATCCCCAGGACATCCCTTTGgacccccctcccccaccctgtGGGCACCCTCAGGTGTCGCAAACCCTGCGGGGGCCCTGAGAACACTGTGGGAGCCCAGAGGGCACCCTCAGCTCTAATGgacaccccaacagcaaaatcCATTCGTGCCCTGAGACTTCAGGGGCGCTCagacacccccaaatcccacagagccccccgGGCTCACCGCCCCATAGCCAcgggctgctctggggctcagggtgtcccccggtgtccccacagccagcaAACATCCTCCTGGACGAGTTCGGCCATGTCCGCATCTCCGACCTGGGCTTGGCCTGCGACTTCTCCAAGAAGAAGCCCCACGCCAGCGTGTGAGTGTGCCCACACCCCTGCCCGCCctgccccccagcccggggcgGCCCCtgacccccctgtgccccctccccaggggcaCCCACGGGTACATGGCGCCGGAGGTGCTGCAGAAGGGGGTAGCCTACGACAGCAGCGCCGACTGGTTCTCGCTGGGCTGCATGCTCTTCAAGCTGCTCCGGGGGTGAGTGTGGgctcagctgggcacagctggacacagctgggcactgctgagcccccTCTCCCTCCACGCCACAGGCACAGCCCGTTCCGGCAGCACAAGACAAAGGACAAGCACGAGATTGACCGGATGACCCTCACCATGGTGggtgggggcactgggggctgtgggcaggacgTGGGAGGCACACAGGGGGTCCGGGACAGCTGGTATTTGCCTGGAGCACGTGTTTGTGCCCAGCTGTGTGTCggggtgtgtccctgtccccactcagCAGTGATCTCATGGAATCTCCCACaggctgtggagctgccagACTCCTTTTCCCCGGAGCTGCGCTCCCTGCTCGAGGGGCTGCTGCAGCGGGATGTCAACCGGCGCCTGGGCTGCATGGGGCGAGGGTGAGTGTCCCCGAGGCCCCCAGGGGATGGGACAAGGTGTGCTGGCACAGTCCCCCTGCGGCCACACTCACCcaccctcctccttcctcagggCGCAGGAGGTGAAGGAAGAGCCCTTCTTCAAGGGCCTGGACTGGCAGATGGTGTTCCTGCAGAAGGTGAGGGGTgtgtgcccatggctggggacagggacaaggacccAGATGTGGGCAGCCACCCCTCTgacccccactgctgcccacagTACCCGCCGCCCCTCGTCCCACCGCGTGGCGAGGTAAACGCGGCTGACGCCTTCGACATCGGCTCCTTTGACGAGGAGGACACCAAGGGCATCAAGGTACCGGGCACAGGGGCCGAGCATGGGGGCGTGGGGTGGCCCACAGCCCCTCACCCTGGCATGACCCCAGcatcccaccctgcccagctgctggagagcgACCAGGAGCTGTACCGCAACTTCCCGCTCACCATCTCGGAGCGCTGGCAGCAGGAGGTCACCGAGACCGTCTTTGACGCCGTCAACGCCGACACCGACAAGCTGGAGGCCCGCAAGAAGGCCAAGAACAAGCAGCTGGGCCATGAGGAGGGTGAGTGGGGCCAGGGACCCCAGCCCTGAACCACCCCTGGGCACATCCTGGGTGCTGATCCCGCCTGCCTGTGAACCCAGAGtatgccatgggcaaggactGCATCATGCACGGCTACATGGCCAAGCTGGGCAACCCCTTCCTGACGCAGTGGCAGCGCCGCTACTTCTACCTCTTCCCCAACCGCCTGGAGTGGCGCGGGGAGGGCGAGTCGCCGGTAAGGAGGGCACGGCACcaggggtcagggctgggggactCCGGTGAGGGCACAGGGACCGGGCTGAGCCTGTcctcccagc containing:
- the GRK2 gene encoding beta-adrenergic receptor kinase 1 isoform X2 is translated as MADLEAVLADVSYLMAMEKSRAAPAARASKRIVLPEPSIRSVMQKYLEDRGEVTFDKIFTQKIGYLLFRDFAFNQAEEAKPLMEFYEEIKKYEKLDSEEERAARSRHIFDHYIMKELLACSHPFSKSATEHVQSHLSKKQVPPDLFQPYIEEICHNLRGGIFQKFIESDKFTRFCQWKNVELNIHLTMNDFSVHRIIGRGGFGEVYGCRKADTGKMYAMKCLDKKRIKMKQGETLALNERIMLSLVSTGDCPFIVCMSYAFHTPDKLSFILDLMNGGDLHYHLSQHGVFSEAEMRFYAAEIILGLEHMHSRFVVYRDLKPANILLDEFGHVRISDLGLACDFSKKKPHASVGTHGYMAPEVLQKGVAYDSSADWFSLGCMLFKLLRGHSPFRQHKTKDKHEIDRMTLTMAVELPDSFSPELRSLLEGLLQRDVNRRLGCMGRGAQEVKEEPFFKGLDWQMVFLQKYPPPLVPPRGEVNAADAFDIGSFDEEDTKGIKLLESDQELYRNFPLTISERWQQEVTETVFDAVNADTDKLEARKKAKNKQLGHEEEYAMGKDCIMHGYMAKLGNPFLTQWQRRYFYLFPNRLEWRGEGESPSLLTMEEIDSVEETQVKERKCILLRIRGGKQFVLQCDSDPELVQWRKELRDAQRQAQQLLQRVPRMQNKPRSPVVELSKVPFIQRSPNGL
- the GRK2 gene encoding beta-adrenergic receptor kinase 1 isoform X1; the encoded protein is MADLEAVLADVSYLMAMEKSRAAPAARASKRIVLPEPSIRSVMQKYLEDRGEVTFDKIFTQKIGYLLFRDFAFNQAEEAKPLMEFYEEIKKYEKLDSEEERAARSRHIFDHYIMKELLACSHPFSKSATEHVQSHLSKKQVPPDLFQPYIEEICHNLRGGIFQKFIESDKFTRFCQWKNVELNIHLTMNDFSVHRIIGRGGFGEVYGCRKADTGKMYAMKCLDKKRIKMKQGETLALNERIMLSLVSTGDCPFIVCMSYAFHTPDKLSFILDLMNGGDLHYHLSQHGVFSEAEMRFYAAEIILGLEHMHSRFVVYRDLKPANILLDEFGHVRISDLGLACDFSKKKPHASVGTHGYMAPEVLQKGVAYDSSADWFSLGCMLFKLLRGHSPFRQHKTKDKHEIDRMTLTMAVELPDSFSPELRSLLEGLLQRDVNRRLGCMGRGAQEVKEEPFFKGLDWQMVFLQKYPPPLVPPRGEVNAADAFDIGSFDEEDTKGIKLLESDQELYRNFPLTISERWQQEVTETVFDAVNADTDKLEARKKAKNKQLGHEEEYAMGKDCIMHGYMAKLGNPFLTQWQRRYFYLFPNRLEWRGEGESPQSLLTMEEIDSVEETQVKERKCILLRIRGGKQFVLQCDSDPELVQWRKELRDAQRQAQQLLQRVPRMQNKPRSPVVELSKVPFIQRSPNGL